The following proteins come from a genomic window of Thiothrix unzii:
- a CDS encoding CAP domain-containing protein, whose amino-acid sequence MRRLPLLGSVLLCSACVVSAPLSLGDVPPPLADTEPAAMQGMLATHNQVRAAVGVPPLRWSGTMAAYAQQWAEHLAANNRCTMQHRSHAHANRLDVGENLYWGSPLRWSDGRIEVQRIAPAKVAQDWADERSDYDYARNTCRAGAQCGHYTQMAWRSTTEVGCAMTVCPDQGQLWVCNYNPPGNWVGEKPY is encoded by the coding sequence ATGCGTCGATTGCCGTTATTAGGCAGCGTTTTATTGTGCAGCGCGTGCGTGGTGAGTGCGCCGCTATCGCTGGGTGATGTACCACCGCCGTTAGCGGATACCGAACCCGCTGCGATGCAAGGCATGTTAGCCACCCACAACCAAGTGCGAGCAGCGGTCGGTGTACCGCCGTTACGCTGGTCGGGAACAATGGCAGCCTATGCGCAACAATGGGCGGAACATTTAGCCGCGAATAACCGTTGCACCATGCAGCACCGTTCTCACGCGCACGCCAATCGTCTGGATGTTGGGGAAAACCTCTATTGGGGCAGCCCGTTACGCTGGTCAGATGGGCGTATTGAAGTGCAGCGCATAGCTCCTGCCAAAGTCGCGCAGGATTGGGCGGATGAACGCAGCGATTACGACTATGCCCGCAATACCTGCCGTGCCGGAGCACAATGCGGGCACTACACCCAAATGGCGTGGCGCAGCACCACCGAAGTGGGTTGCGCGATGACCGTGTGTCCCGATCAGGGGCAGTTGTGGGTGTGTAATTACAATCCACCGGGAAATTGGGTCGGTGAAAAACCCTACTAG
- the hemF gene encoding oxygen-dependent coproporphyrinogen oxidase, with amino-acid sequence MSQVDIAAVKQYLLALQDRICEELAAEDGGANFVEDAWERPGGGGGRSRVISNGAVFEQGGVNFSHVFGDTLPPSATAQRPELAGRSFQAMGVSLVIHPHNPLIPTSHANVRFFVAEKPGEAPVWWFGGGFDLTPYYGFEEDCTEWHQKAQAACQPFGEEVYPRYKQWCDDYFFIKHRNEPRGIGGLFFDDLNEWGFEKTFAFMRSVGDHYIQAYRPIVNRRKTLAFTETQRDFQLYRRGRYVEFNLVYDRGTLFGLQSGGRTESILMSLPPLVKWRYDWQPEAGSAEAKLYTDFLRPRDWLASA; translated from the coding sequence ATGTCGCAAGTGGATATTGCCGCCGTTAAACAGTATTTATTGGCGTTACAAGACCGCATTTGTGAGGAATTGGCAGCCGAAGACGGTGGTGCAAATTTTGTAGAAGATGCGTGGGAACGTCCCGGTGGCGGCGGTGGGCGCAGTCGCGTGATTAGCAATGGTGCGGTATTTGAGCAAGGTGGGGTCAATTTTTCCCACGTGTTTGGGGATACCTTGCCGCCTTCTGCTACTGCGCAACGCCCGGAATTAGCGGGGCGTAGCTTCCAAGCCATGGGCGTGTCGTTGGTAATTCACCCACATAATCCTTTGATTCCGACTTCCCATGCGAATGTGCGTTTTTTCGTCGCGGAAAAACCCGGTGAAGCACCTGTGTGGTGGTTTGGTGGTGGTTTTGACTTGACCCCGTATTACGGCTTTGAAGAAGACTGCACCGAGTGGCATCAAAAGGCACAAGCCGCGTGCCAACCGTTTGGGGAAGAGGTTTACCCGCGTTACAAGCAATGGTGTGACGATTACTTTTTTATCAAACACCGCAACGAACCGCGCGGTATCGGCGGTTTATTCTTCGACGACCTGAACGAATGGGGCTTTGAAAAAACTTTCGCGTTCATGCGCAGCGTCGGCGACCACTACATCCAAGCCTATCGCCCGATTGTAAATCGTCGTAAAACCTTGGCGTTTACCGAAACTCAGCGCGATTTCCAACTGTACCGCCGGGGACGTTACGTCGAATTCAATCTGGTGTACGACCGGGGAACCTTGTTCGGGCTGCAATCCGGGGGACGCACCGAATCCATTTTGATGTCATTACCGCCCTTGGTGAAATGGCGTTACGACTGGCAACCCGAAGCAGGTAGTGCAGAAGCTAAGCTCTACACCGATTTCCTGCGTCCGCGTGACTGGCTGGCAAGCGCGTAA
- a CDS encoding MBL fold metallo-hydrolase, with translation MQYISLPVTAFAQNCSIIWCEATKTCAFVDPGGDVEALIAAVEQRGLTPIGVFLTHGHLDHVGGTLALVAHYAIPVSGPHEADKYWLDALPVQAQRFGLTHSDAFVPTRWLQHGDTLQVGEITLEVLHTPGHTPGHVVFFQRETAVVFAGDVLFQGSVGRTDFPGGNHQQLMTAIKTQLWTLGDHVTVVPGHGSNTDIGTERRNNPYIR, from the coding sequence ATGCAATACATCAGCCTTCCTGTCACTGCCTTTGCGCAAAATTGCAGTATTATCTGGTGCGAAGCCACCAAAACCTGTGCCTTTGTTGATCCCGGTGGCGACGTGGAAGCGTTGATTGCTGCCGTGGAACAGCGCGGCTTGACTCCAATTGGGGTGTTTTTAACCCACGGGCATTTGGATCATGTGGGCGGCACGCTGGCACTGGTGGCACATTACGCGATTCCGGTCAGTGGCCCTCACGAAGCCGATAAATATTGGCTGGATGCCTTGCCAGTGCAGGCGCAACGTTTCGGCTTGACGCATTCCGATGCGTTTGTGCCGACTCGCTGGTTACAGCATGGGGACACCTTGCAAGTCGGTGAAATCACGCTGGAAGTTTTACACACACCCGGTCATACGCCGGGGCATGTGGTATTTTTTCAACGTGAAACCGCCGTGGTATTTGCCGGTGATGTGTTGTTTCAAGGTTCTGTGGGGCGCACCGATTTTCCCGGCGGAAATCATCAGCAATTGATGACTGCGATTAAAACCCAATTGTGGACACTTGGTGATCATGTGACCGTTGTACCGGGACACGGTTCCAACACCGATATAGGCACGGAACGCCGCAATAACCCTTACATCCGTTAA